In one Candidatus Absconditicoccus praedator genomic region, the following are encoded:
- a CDS encoding cryptochrome/photolyase family protein yields the protein MENTAQFLLYNQLDERYILSSNVFYIHHVGEINNGYYKINFNKYSKIIDYAGGKYLIQKIKKKGYNGRFFLAKSYTSGIREYCKQLGINTIIIVKPTEYYFYKNLLKTKEKLEKEGINIIFKEDKQSFLLSEKEFKWKFKKAPLLENFYRYMRKKYNILMNGENPEGGQRNFDKMNRKFDKNHSVTKQCKLKMNKYFEQACDYYSFYPEHILPTNREEAIESLDFFVENNLDNFGAFQDAMYTYDPFVFHSLLSSSINFGFISPMEVIKKIENSNTEIQNKEGFIRQILGWREYMFHFFNLYKQDLYKMNFFGHKKGLPDFFWDGRKLSGVKLNCIKSSISNVHTYNYGHHIERLMIIGNYSLLTKTDPQELNKWFWESYVDAFEWVVTPNVLAMSQYADGGKMATKPYISSANYISKMSNFCDSCYYDKKEKYGEKACPFNYLYWNFINDNIEVFKSARQSFVIKNLEKIDIEKIKKNAQNYL from the coding sequence ATGGAAAATACAGCTCAATTTTTACTTTACAATCAATTAGATGAAAGGTATATTTTATCAAGTAATGTATTTTATATTCATCATGTTGGGGAAATAAATAATTGATATTATAAAATTAATTTCAATAAATATTCAAAAATAATTGATTATGCATGATGAAAGTACTTAATACAAAAAATTAAAAAAAAATGATATAATTGAAGATTTTTTTTGGCAAAATCATATACAAGTTGAATAAGAGAATACTGTAAACAGTTATGAATAAATACTATAATAATAGTTAAACCTACTGAATATTATTTTTATAAAAATCTGTTGAAAACAAAAGAAAAATTAGAAAAAGAATGAATTAATATAATTTTCAAAGAAGACAAGCAATCTTTCTTGCTTTCAGAAAAAGAATTTAAGTGGAAATTCAAAAAAGCCCCATTATTAGAAAATTTCTATAGATATATGAGAAAAAAATATAATATATTAATGAACTGAGAAAATCCTGAATGATGACAACGAAATTTTGATAAAATGAATAGAAAATTTGATAAGAATCATAGTGTCACAAAGCAGTGTAAATTAAAAATGAATAAATATTTTGAACAAGCATGTGATTATTACTCATTCTATCCAGAACATATATTGCCAACAAATAGAGAAGAAGCCATAGAGAGTTTAGATTTTTTTGTAGAAAATAATCTTGATAATTTTTGAGCTTTTCAGGATGCTATGTATACATATGATCCATTTGTTTTTCATAGTCTACTATCTAGTAGTATAAATTTTTGATTTATTTCTCCAATGGAGGTGATCAAAAAAATAGAAAATTCAAATACTGAAATTCAAAATAAAGAAGGTTTTATAAGACAGATTCTATGATGGAGAGAATATATGTTTCATTTTTTTAATTTATACAAACAAGATTTGTATAAAATGAATTTTTTTGGTCATAAGAAAGGCTTGCCTGATTTTTTCTGGGATTGAAGAAAACTATCAGGAGTCAAATTAAACTGTATTAAATCAAGTATATCTAATGTTCATACTTATAATTACTGACACCATATAGAAAGGTTAATGATAATATGAAACTATTCATTGCTAACTAAGACAGATCCTCAAGAACTAAATAAGTGGTTTTGGGAAAGTTATGTAGATGCATTTGAGTGGGTGGTAACTCCAAATGTCTTGGCAATGAGTCAGTATGCAGATTGATGAAAAATGGCTACAAAGCCATATATATCAAGTGCAAACTATATATCAAAAATGTCAAATTTTTGTGATTCTTGTTATTATGACAAAAAAGAAAAATATTGAGAAAAAGCTTGTCCATTTAATTACTTATACTGGAATTTTATAAACGACAATATTGAGGTTTTTAAATCTGCTAGACAGTCATTTGTAATAAAAAATTTAGAAAAGATTGATATAGAAAAAATTAAGAAAAATGCCCAAAATTATTTATAA
- a CDS encoding metallophosphoesterase, translating into MKYDSDIYVVGDLHGNLHAYYENLRFFDIIDDNGNWQGGDSKLIFLGDILADRHENGFQILNQIEKLKHQARKCGGDVVLIFGNHDYKFILFVCTDISFNMYKTSFSGLLELRKFAGEGYRNENDFEKLRKDQINIQKNIINKQSGKELLKTIFEMKLVHRENDILFIHTNPTYEILQNIYEESLEKINEDFQKGVSKLFCKNYDNNDQEVSRFFELAIMYLILNRRESIPEYEKGGIYDALHSLGINYIINGHNGYGGTVDKRGKINIIDIDYSFGKFEGIAETQRSVALIKKDGQIYLGSKSIKI; encoded by the coding sequence ATGAAATATGATTCTGATATATATGTAGTTGGAGATCTTCACTGAAACCTTCATGCATATTATGAAAACCTAAGATTTTTTGATATTATTGATGATAACTGAAACTGGCAGTGAGGTGACTCTAAATTGATTTTTCTTTGAGATATACTAGCAGACAGACATGAAAATTGATTTCAGATTTTGAATCAAATAGAAAAACTTAAACATCAAGCAAGAAAATGCTGATGAGATGTTGTTTTAATTTTTTGAAATCATGACTATAAATTTATACTTTTTGTTTGTACAGATATATCTTTTAATATGTATAAAACTTCATTTTCCTGACTTTTAGAACTTAGGAAGTTTGCTTGAGAATGATATAGAAATGAAAATGATTTTGAAAAACTTAGAAAAGATCAAATAAATATCCAAAAAAATATTATAAATAAGCAATCATGAAAAGAATTATTGAAAACAATATTTGAAATGAAGCTTGTTCATAGAGAAAATGATATACTGTTCATACATACCAATCCTACCTATGAAATATTACAAAATATTTATGAAGAGTCTCTTGAGAAAATAAATGAAGATTTTCAAAAATGAGTATCAAAGTTGTTTTGTAAAAATTATGACAACAATGATCAAGAAGTTTCAAGATTTTTTGAGTTGGCAATAATGTATCTAATTTTAAACAGAAGAGAAAGTATACCAGAATATGAAAAATGATGAATTTATGATGCCTTACATAGTCTTTGAATAAATTATATAATAAACTGACATAATTGATATTGATGAACAGTTGATAAAAGATGAAAAATTAATATTATTGATATAGACTATAGTTTTGGAAAGTTTGAATGAATTGCAGAAACCCAAAGATCAGTAGCTTTAATTAAAAAAGATTGACAAATATATTTGTGATCTAAGAGTATAAAAATATAG
- a CDS encoding THUMP domain-containing class I SAM-dependent RNA methyltransferase, giving the protein MKFVLTTPYGLESLASKELKKLGYNPVSSTGMVFFDGKKESIPNVNINSRIGNKLYLEIGSGSVEKFQDLFELVDSVDWKKYILSGQSVLVNANTKNSTITSIPAIQKAGKKGIIKSLVGENYMKEEADSQQIEVFIFIDNNVGKIYLNTTGEGLFKRGYKKHFSEAGLKENVAAGLILLAGWKFSDSFYDLFCGAGTIPIEAAMIAKNIAPGLFRNFAFESFDWFDEALLKKEKELAESRIFTRNYNIFGFDVDSSMIDFAKKNAKNAGVEADISFAKKDFLEFDCSKLQGTILSNPPYGIRLTNFDTKNLHKKLARCLIDNNNVNGGFFTVYEDDFLNNSSFKKKKMFNGQQKAWFYKKN; this is encoded by the coding sequence ATGAAATTTGTGCTAACAACTCCTTATTGATTGGAATCTCTTGCATCAAAAGAATTAAAAAAACTTTGATATAATCCAGTTTCATCTACATGAATGGTTTTTTTTGATTGAAAAAAAGAGTCTATACCTAATGTTAATATCAACAGTAGAATTTGAAATAAGCTATATTTAGAAATTTGATCTTGAAGTGTAGAAAAATTTCAGGATTTATTTGAGTTAGTAGATAGTGTAGATTGGAAAAAATATATTCTTTCAGGTCAGTCTGTGCTTGTAAATGCGAACACAAAAAATTCAACAATAACAAGCATTCCTGCAATACAAAAGGCAGGTAAAAAATGAATAATAAAATCGTTGGTTTGAGAAAATTATATGAAAGAAGAAGCAGATTCTCAGCAAATAGAGGTTTTTATATTTATTGATAATAATGTTTGAAAAATTTATCTTAATACTACTTGAGAATGACTTTTTAAAAGATGATACAAAAAACATTTTTCTGAAGCTTGATTGAAGGAAAATGTTGCTGCTTGATTGATATTATTGGCTTGATGGAAGTTTTCAGATTCATTTTATGATTTATTTTGTGGAGCATGAACTATACCCATAGAAGCTGCTATGATAGCTAAAAATATTGCACCTGGTTTGTTTAGAAATTTTGCATTTGAAAGTTTTGACTGGTTTGATGAAGCATTGTTAAAAAAAGAAAAAGAACTTGCAGAAAGTAGGATTTTTACTAGAAATTATAATATTTTTGGATTTGATGTTGATAGTAGTATGATAGACTTTGCCAAGAAAAATGCCAAAAATGCAGGTGTGGAAGCAGATATTAGTTTTGCGAAAAAAGATTTTTTAGAATTTGATTGTAGTAAATTGCAGTGAACTATCTTGAGTAATCCTCCTTATGGTATTAGGCTGACAAACTTTGATACTAAGAATCTGCATAAAAAGCTTGCAAGATGTTTAATTGACAATAATAATGTTAATTGATGATTTTTTACAGTTTATGAAGACGATTTTCTTAATAATTCTAGCTTCAAAAAGAAAAAAATGTTTAATTGACAACAAAAAGCCTGGTTTTACAAAAAAAACTAA
- the hflX gene encoding GTPase HflX, with translation MKKKVFLVDVIPTDTSPEKMKSRMDELENLITTYGGLTIVKKYQRKAIPDYKTYVGAGKLEEIKNQMKIEGCELLIVGNTLKPQQIFNINENLRSINAQAWDRIDLILKIFEAHAKSTEARLQIELAAIKHMGPRIFRMGMDLSRQGGGIGTRGKGETNIQIMKRHIRESEKKIIKKLEDHKKTRKLHRQSRKNKNLDTVGIVGYTNAGKTSILNKMTKKQSKPENKLFATLGTTVGKLWIQKDDFSGKEILMNDTIGFIQDLPPQLIDCFSSTLEDSIFSNILLHVVDSSDSRIKEKIGVVDDILEDIEANQERIYVFNKIDKIDNNQLQNLKKEFKHLDPVFISAENKIGLEQLKQKIIELI, from the coding sequence ATGAAAAAAAAAGTATTTCTTGTTGATGTAATTCCTACAGACACTTCTCCTGAAAAAATGAAATCCAGAATGGATGAACTAGAAAACCTTATCACAACATATTGATGACTAACTATTGTTAAAAAATATCAAAGAAAAGCAATACCTGATTATAAAACTTATGTATGAGCAGGCAAACTAGAAGAAATCAAAAACCAAATGAAAATTGAGTGATGTGAATTACTAATTGTATGAAACACACTCAAACCACAACAAATTTTTAATATAAATGAAAATTTGAGATCCATAAATGCACAAGCATGGGATAGAATTGATCTTATTTTAAAAATATTTGAAGCTCATGCAAAAAGTACTGAAGCAAGGTTACAAATAGAACTTGCTGCAATTAAGCATATGTGACCAAGAATTTTCCGTATGTGAATGGACCTTTCTAGACAATGAGGAGGTATATGAACAAGATGAAAATGAGAAACAAATATACAAATAATGAAAAGACACATTAGAGAAAGCGAAAAGAAAATTATAAAAAAACTTGAAGATCACAAAAAAACCAGAAAACTGCATAGACAATCAAGAAAAAATAAAAACCTAGACACTGTAGGTATTGTTGGATATACAAATGCCTGAAAAACATCTATACTTAACAAAATGACAAAAAAACAGTCAAAACCTGAAAACAAGCTTTTTGCTACTTTATGAACAACTGTTGGTAAATTATGGATACAAAAAGACGATTTTTCAGGCAAAGAAATTCTTATGAATGATACTATTGGTTTTATTCAAGACCTACCACCTCAACTTATTGATTGCTTTTCTTCAACACTAGAGGACAGCATTTTTTCAAATATATTATTACATGTGGTAGACAGTTCAGATAGCAGAATAAAAGAAAAAATATGAGTAGTAGACGACATATTAGAAGATATAGAAGCAAACCAGGAAAGAATCTATGTTTTCAATAAAATAGACAAAATAGATAACAATCAACTTCAAAACCTGAAAAAAGAATTTAAACACTTAGACCCTGTTTTCATTTCTGCAGAAAATAAAATATGACTAGAGCAGTTGAAACAAAAAATAATTGAATTAATTTAA
- a CDS encoding AAA family ATPase → MYNCKECGYASITKLGKCPNCGAFASMQKDETKIKPKKSAQKTTLTSGVALESKLAQSSQFFDIKNTELKRVYQNGIKQGGVYLLGGQPGIGKSTIILQIIQDLIENNKISIGYFSGEESQDQIYSRLKRIKKDSKFQNLDIYTASSIEDIVQTISEKDYDFFVIDSIQTIYSNNIDGIAGSPSQVKFCSEKIGEFAKQRGKTCFIIGHVTKGGEIAGPKYLEHIVDMVSYLEGDRFGQYRFLRSMKNRFGSTDDISIFEMGLFGLTPVYDIKERIINTANTSIPGSVFTMGIDNGRPVIVNLEVLLNKTNYKYPQRMAVGIDNNRLNLVIAILERYLKLNLGYFDIYVNLPGEFKFYDSGLDLALATAIFSQYQNKLVDKNSIFVGEIGLGGQLLPSKLHEKRKNETPEGFKFVDKKLLNHVVELKKIF, encoded by the coding sequence ATGTACAATTGTAAAGAGTGTTGATATGCAAGCATTACAAAGCTTGGTAAGTGTCCCAATTGTTGAGCTTTTGCTAGTATGCAAAAAGATGAAACAAAAATTAAACCAAAAAAATCAGCACAAAAAACCACTTTGACTTCTTGAGTTGCTTTGGAGTCTAAACTTGCACAAAGCTCACAATTTTTTGATATCAAAAATACTGAATTAAAAAGAGTTTACCAAAATTGAATTAAGCAGTGATGAGTTTATCTTTTGGGATGACAACCTTGAATCTGAAAATCTACTATAATACTGCAAATAATCCAAGATTTGATAGAAAACAACAAAATTAGTATTGGATACTTTTCTGGAGAAGAATCGCAAGATCAAATTTATTCTAGACTAAAAAGAATAAAAAAAGATTCTAAATTTCAAAATCTTGATATTTATACAGCCAGTTCTATAGAAGATATAGTTCAAACAATTTCAGAAAAAGATTATGACTTTTTTGTGATAGATAGTATACAAACAATTTATTCCAACAATATAGATTGAATAGCTTGATCTCCTTCTCAAGTAAAATTTTGTTCAGAGAAAATATGAGAGTTTGCAAAACAAAGATGAAAAACTTGTTTTATAATATGACATGTGACCAAATGATGAGAAATAGCAGGTCCCAAGTACTTAGAGCATATAGTAGATATGGTTTCTTACTTAGAATGAGATAGATTTGGGCAGTATAGATTTCTTAGGTCTATGAAAAATAGGTTTGGTAGTACGGATGATATAAGTATTTTTGAGATGTGATTGTTTTGATTAACCCCTGTTTATGATATCAAAGAAAGAATCATAAATACTGCCAATACAAGCATACCCTGAAGTGTTTTTACAATGTGAATAGATAATGGTAGACCCGTGATTGTAAATTTGGAGGTGTTATTGAATAAAACAAACTATAAATATCCTCAAAGAATGGCAGTATGAATAGACAATAATAGACTAAATCTTGTTATAGCAATACTTGAAAGATATTTGAAATTGAATTTGTGATATTTTGATATATATGTAAATTTGCCTTGAGAGTTTAAATTTTATGATAGCGGATTGGATTTGGCTCTAGCAACTGCAATTTTTTCTCAATATCAAAATAAATTGGTTGATAAAAATAGTATTTTTGTGTGAGAAATAGGTTTGGGAGGTCAATTATTGCCAAGTAAACTTCACGAAAAAAGAAAAAATGAAACGCCTGAAGGGTTTAAGTTTGTAGACAAAAAATTATTAAATCATGTGGTTGAGTTGAAAAAAATTTTTTAA
- a CDS encoding HD domain-containing protein: MAFDNMLRFIEFLGNFNLVERTIMLKGQNKWESDSEHTFQLAVFCWYLNEVWNIGLDTNMILKYALVHDLVEVYAGDTYFYMKNSSEAEYKEQREKQAKEKIKNNFSEFVSLNKFIENYEKKVDEESKFVYAVDKILPVMNIYIDNGRAWKQFGVSLEMLLDMKTSKITKSKHAYPFWSDFIKKLKENKGKLFNV, translated from the coding sequence ATGGCTTTTGATAATATGCTTAGATTTATAGAATTTTTGGGGAATTTTAACCTTGTAGAAAGAACTATAATGTTGAAATGACAAAACAAATGGGAAAGTGATTCTGAGCATACCTTTCAGCTTGCTGTTTTTTGTTGGTATTTGAATGAGGTTTGGAATATTTGATTGGATACAAATATGATCTTGAAGTATGCTTTGGTTCATGATTTAGTAGAAGTATATGCTTGAGATACTTATTTTTATATGAAAAACTCTTCTGAAGCTGAATATAAAGAGCAAAGAGAAAAACAGGCTAAAGAAAAAATCAAAAATAATTTTTCAGAATTTGTAAGTTTAAATAAGTTTATAGAAAATTATGAAAAAAAAGTTGATGAAGAAAGTAAATTTGTATATGCAGTAGATAAAATATTGCCGGTTATGAATATATATATAGATAATTGAAGAGCATGGAAGCAGTTTTGAGTAAGCTTGGAAATGTTGCTTGATATGAAAACATCAAAAATTACAAAATCAAAACATGCATATCCATTTTGGAGTGATTTCATAAAAAAACTAAAAGAAAATAAATGAAAACTTTTTAATGTTTAG
- a CDS encoding S66 peptidase family protein — translation MKTLNPGDSIGIVSISNQIDPEKLDSYGFLTFQRILEKHLGVNIKIGKNILRGVEGVKPEKRAEDINRFIADPDIKMIWPIGGGAFSNEILPYIDWDGIKEDNKIICGYSDINALNNALYAKTGIPSFSGPTPGNFSLFRYGSLETFLYFYEMVVDGKEVDLSFHDFYFDFSVNQEENPWQIINDGGLKIVNKGKSTGTIVGGNISTFSLLIGTEFMPDLEGKVLFLEECPEENIGSIRRMLIQLKNQPKFDKIAGVVFGRINQACMYGYDITWEGTVNDFARDLNVPVVMNAQFGHISPIQTFPIGGKIDIDTKKGIYKMSV, via the coding sequence ATGAAAACACTAAATCCATGAGATAGTATTTGAATAGTGTCTATATCCAACCAAATAGACCCAGAAAAACTTGATAGTTACTGATTTCTAACTTTTCAAAGAATTTTGGAAAAACATCTTTGAGTAAATATTAAAATATGAAAAAATATATTGAGATGAGTAGAGTGAGTAAAGCCAGAGAAAAGAGCTGAAGACATAAATAGGTTTATTGCAGATCCTGATATAAAGATGATTTGGCCTATATGATGATGAGCATTTAGTAATGAAATTTTGCCATATATAGATTGGGATTGAATAAAAGAAGACAACAAAATAATTTGTTGATATTCAGATATAAATGCATTGAATAATGCATTATATGCAAAAACATGAATACCAAGCTTTTCTGGTCCTACTCCTTGAAATTTTTCTTTGTTTAGGTATTGAAGCCTGGAAACTTTTTTGTATTTTTATGAAATGGTAGTGGATTGAAAAGAGGTAGACTTGTCATTTCATGATTTTTATTTTGATTTTAGTGTAAACCAAGAAGAAAATCCATGGCAAATCATAAATGATTGATGATTAAAAATTGTAAATAAATGAAAATCAACCTGAACTATAGTTTGATGAAATATTTCTACTTTTTCTTTGTTGATAGGTACCGAATTTATGCCAGACTTGGAAGGAAAGGTTTTGTTTTTGGAAGAATGTCCAGAAGAAAATATTGGTTCAATAAGAAGGATGCTTATCCAACTAAAAAATCAGCCCAAATTTGATAAAATAGCATGAGTAGTTTTTGGAAGAATTAACCAAGCTTGTATGTACTGATACGATATTACTTGGGAGTGAACTGTTAATGATTTTGCAAGAGATTTGAATGTACCAGTAGTTATGAATGCTCAGTTTGGACATATAAGTCCAATTCAAACTTTCCCTATATGATGAAAAATAGATATTGATACCAAAAAATGAATTTATAAAATGAGTGTTTAA